A single window of Labeo rohita strain BAU-BD-2019 chromosome 4, IGBB_LRoh.1.0, whole genome shotgun sequence DNA harbors:
- the tmbim4 gene encoding protein lifeguard 4, with the protein MNQEKYPRSSIEDDFNYGTNVATASVHIRMDFLRKVYTILSLQIIITTAVSAVFMLCNPIKNFVHESPSLVLISAIGSLILLLALAVYRHQHPVNLYLLFGFTLLESLSVATAVTFYEYTIVLQAFVLTSAVFLGLTAYTFQSKRDFSKLGASLFAGLWILIIASFLRLFFYNDTMELVFAGAGALLFCGFIIFDTHLLMHKLSPEEHVLASINLYLDIVNLFIYILRILDSMKKH; encoded by the exons ATGAATCAGGAGAAGTATCCGCGATCATCCATTGAGGATGATTTTAATTATGGCACAAACGTCGCGACGGCGAGCGTCCACATCCGGATGG ACTTCCTTCGCAAGGTGTACACCATCCTGTCATTGCAGATTATCATCACCACTGCTGTATCTGCCGTTTTCATGCTCTGTAACCCTATTAAAAACTTTGTGCATGAAAG TCCCTCTCTGGTGTTGATATCTGCTATCGGGTCCCTTATTCTGCTTCTTGCCTTGGCTGTGTACCGTCACCAGCATCCTGTCAATCTTTATTTGCTGTTTGGGTTT ACTCTGCTGGAGTCTCTGTCTGTAGCCACTGCGG TGACATTTTATGAGTACACCATAGTGCTTCAGGCCTTTGTGCTCACGTCTGCTGTGTTCCTGGGTCTCACTGCCTATACTTTCCAGTCTAAAAGAGACTTCAGCAAGCTCGGAGCCAG TCTGTTTGCTGGCCTGTGGATCTTGATCATTGCAAGCTTTTTGAGG CTTTTCTTCTACAATGACACAATGGAGTTGGTCTTCGCTGGAGCCGGAGCTCTGCTGTTCTGCGGGTTCATTATTTTCGATACCCACTTGCTGATGCACAAGCTGTCACCGGAGGAGCACGTCCTGGCATCCATCAATCTGTACCTGGACATTGTCAACCTGTTCATCTATATCCTGCGCATCCTCGACTCCATGAAGAAACACTGA
- the vhll gene encoding von Hippel-Lindau-like protein yields MAEQEMPAPLKSLNSDNPTFISFINRSNRNAEAWWLDFKGEPVSYGDIQPRTSLKMRTYLTHPWIFRASDGAKLLANLSEVYFPTPVQYDEFGYPRYQPVYVTAPVYSLQEYCIRLIRSLVRKEDIRKLEIPEGLRKDLRREPDLVRDIQILSAKRSINGSK; encoded by the exons ATGGCTGAACAGGAAATGCCCGCACCTCTGAAATCTCTCAACTCGGATAATCCAACATTTATCTCTTTTATTAATAGATCCAACCGGAATGCCGAAGCATGGTGGCTAGACTTTAAGGGGGAGCCGGTGTCTTACGGCGACATACAACCGAGGACATCGCTTAAGATGCGCACTTATCTGA CTCATCCGTGGATCTTCCGAGCATCTGATGGAGCTAAACTGCTGGCTAACCTCAGTGAAGTTTACTTTCCGACTCCAGTACAGTATGACGAGTTCGGATACCCGCGGTACCAGCCTGTCTATGTGACTGCACCAG tGTACTCATTACAAGAATACTGTATACGGTTAATCAGGAGTTTGGTGAGAAAAGAAGACATCCGCAAGCTGGAAATCCCCGAGGGTTTGAGAAAAGACCTCAGACGTGAACCGGATCTAGTGAGAGACATTCAGATTTTATCTGCCAAGAGATCAATAAATGGCTCAAAgtaa